A window of the Oryzias melastigma strain HK-1 linkage group LG11, ASM292280v2, whole genome shotgun sequence genome harbors these coding sequences:
- the irx1b gene encoding iroquois-class homeodomain protein IRX-1b: protein MSFPQLGYPQFLGASHDLYGSERPASAREAATEGGAGSSAAAAAVGSVLGVYGSPWAQNYSAFLPYSGAADLALLSQMSSQYELKEPGSHAALPVHAAQSFYPYGQYPYGDPSRAKTATRETTSTLKAWLQEHQKNPYPTKGEKIMLAIITRMTLTQVSTWFANARRRLKKENKVTWGRSAEDRDGRIFSSDNEDEHEHGKNGSDGEDEEEIDLETVDIEQSSEAGLPVEERASESNRTLSAEAAAPLPPAVKLPAGHSPSAQECQRPPQSKPKIWSLAETATTPDSSHKPSAAALAHHAALASPGHPALLPAHGIYTCQIGKLHNWANTALLNANSILNMRSLLGGAPGGHLSLQGAVPAARHDARPAAAAAGNSGTEDESDAESTGSFSPKRDDEESDHGPEPLKSPFQLITDRSHHGTASQRVLTTTL, encoded by the exons ATGTCCTTCCCTCAGCTGGGGTACCCCCAGTTCCTCGGCGCCTCTCATGACTTGTACGGGAGCGAGCGGCCGGCTTCCGCCCGCGAGGCGGCCACGGAGGGAGGCGCGGGCTCCTCCGCGGCCGCCGCGGCCGTGGGATCCGTGCTGGGGGTGTACGGAAGCCCCTGGGCTCAAAATTATAGTGCCTTCCTGCCATACAGCGGAGCCGCGGACCTCGCGCTCCTGTCGCAAATG AGCTCTCAGTACGAGCTGAAGGAGCCGGGCTCCCACGCGGCCCTGCCGGTCCACGCCGCGCAGAGCTTCTACCCTTACGGTCAGTATCCGTACGGGGACCCCTCCCGCGCCAAAACGGCCACCAGGGAGACCACCAGCACTCTGAAGGCCTGGCTGCAGGAGCACCAGAAGAACCCTTACCCCACCAAAGGAGAGAAGATCATGCTGGCCATCATCACGAGGATGACGCTCACGCAG GTTTCGACATGGTTCGCAAACGCGCGCAGGCGCCTGAAAAAGGAGAATAAAGTGACTTGGGGGCGCAGCGCCGAGGACCGGGACGGGCGCATCTTCAGCAGCGACAACGAGGACGAGCACGAGCACGGCAAGAACGGCAGCGACggagaagacgaggaggagaTCGACCTGGAGACCGTCGACATCGAGCAGAGCTCCGAGGCCGGCCTCCCGGTGGAAGAGCGGGCCTCGGAGAGCAACAGGACGCTTTCTGCGGAGGCGGCGGCCCCCCTGCCGCCCGCAGTCAAACTTCCCGCGGGTCACTCCCCCAGCGCACAGGAGTGTCAGAGACCCCCCCAGAGCAAACCTAAAATCTGGTCTTTGGCGGAGACCGCCACGACCCCCGACAGCTCGCACAAACCCTCCGCGGCGGCCTTGGCGCATCACGCGGCTTTGGCCTCCCCCGGCCACCCCGCCTTGTTGCCGGCTCATGGAATATACACATGTCAGATCGGCAAGCTGCACAACTGGGCCAACACGGCTTTGCTGAATGCCAACTCGATTTTGAACATGAGGTCCCTCCTGGGAGGGGCGCCCGGTGGCCACCTGTCTCTCCAGGGCGCGGTGCCGGCCGCGCGTCATGACGCACGGCCCGCTGCGGCCGCTGCAGGAAACTCGGGGACGGAGGACGAGAGCGACGCGGAGTCGACGGGAAGCTTCAGTCCAAAAAGAGATG aTGAGGAAAGCGACCACGGACCTGAACCCCTGAAGTCTCCATTTCAGCTGATCACTGACAG GTCTCATCACGGAACAGCATCACAGCGAGTCCTCACAACAACGTTATGA